Proteins encoded within one genomic window of candidate division WOR-3 bacterium:
- a CDS encoding type II secretion system protein, which produces MRMRNRGFTLIELLVVILILGILMAMTVPRIAGVRQQAREAAMKMNLHNVQVVIEQFHAEKGYYAEDFYEDGYGSVFPGGIFDQQIGTLPTNPWTGRQMDPDEFNPEDYDKEADLSDANEGGPNDQYDYGYGEIIYGIWTPLGADNPTGYGLVGIGRGGMSIRSFNQDDEAIIFLLHS; this is translated from the coding sequence GAGAAATAGAGGCTTTACACTCATAGAGTTGCTCGTCGTTATACTGATCCTGGGTATCTTGATGGCTATGACCGTTCCCAGAATTGCCGGCGTACGCCAGCAGGCCCGCGAGGCCGCCATGAAGATGAACCTTCACAACGTCCAGGTGGTGATAGAGCAGTTCCACGCGGAGAAGGGCTACTACGCGGAGGATTTCTACGAAGATGGCTACGGCTCGGTCTTTCCCGGCGGCATCTTCGACCAACAGATAGGCACGTTGCCTACCAATCCCTGGACCGGCCGGCAGATGGACCCGGATGAATTCAATCCCGAGGACTACGACAAAGAAGCCGACTTGAGTGACGCCAACGAGGGCGGTCCGAACGACCAGTACGACTACGGGTACGGAGAGATCATCTACGGCATCTGGACGCCGCTGGGCGCCGACAACCCCACGGGTTACGGGCTGGTGGGAATCGGTCGGGGCGGGATGTCGATCCGGTCCTTTAACCAGGACGATGAAGCGATCATCTTCCTGCTGCACAGCTAG
- a CDS encoding prepilin-type N-terminal cleavage/methylation domain-containing protein: protein MSRFSSLTPLRRVPIIHAVSSTSRGARGFTLVELLVVISVLGIILAFFVPTIAGRIATNARRVATLQEMRMLRDAIAGDPDIRMSGEMVVTGFKNDIGRWPRDLVELATSRPDTGFYAGRPYPGKTTLPAWDPYLKKGWNGPYVREDGNMGYTEDAWITDYMFEVRGTDTVGLRSAGPDQMFWKITPGAQDSDDIWVFF, encoded by the coding sequence ATGTCCCGGTTTTCATCCTTGACACCGCTTAGGCGTGTTCCTATAATTCACGCAGTGAGCAGCACTTCTCGCGGAGCGCGCGGGTTCACGCTCGTAGAGCTACTAGTCGTGATATCCGTGTTGGGGATTATCCTTGCCTTCTTCGTTCCGACCATCGCCGGCCGGATCGCGACCAATGCCCGGCGCGTGGCAACCCTCCAGGAAATGAGGATGCTCCGTGACGCCATAGCCGGCGACCCGGACATCAGGATGAGCGGGGAGATGGTCGTCACCGGATTCAAGAACGATATCGGCCGGTGGCCGCGCGACCTGGTAGAGCTTGCCACCAGCAGGCCGGACACGGGATTCTACGCGGGACGCCCCTACCCCGGCAAGACGACCCTCCCGGCCTGGGATCCTTACCTCAAGAAGGGGTGGAACGGTCCCTACGTGCGTGAGGACGGCAACATGGGCTATACCGAAGACGCGTGGATCACTGACTACATGTTTGAAGTCCGCGGCACCGACACGGTCGGGCTGCGCAGCGCAGGTCCGGACCAGATGTTCTGGAAGATTACGCCCGGTGCACAGGACAGCGACGACATATGGGTGTTTTTCTAA